The sequence ATCGGATGGTCCGGCGCAACCGCCTATGGTGAATTTATCGTCAACCACGGAACGGATCCGAGCGGTTTACTCATCGGCGACTTCCAGACTGCCAGTAACATAGCTGATGGTAACCGTACGCGCCTGCAGCAGGCGTGGGTTGAGCAGCGGTTGATGGACGATGCAATCACCATCCTGGTTGGTACGCATGACCTGAACTCCGAATTTGATGTGTCCGAGTATGGTGGGCTGTTCACCAACTCATCCTTTGGCATTGGCCCTGAAATCAGTGGTAATGTGGCAACTTCGCTGTGGCCTGAAGCAGGTCTTGCTGCCCGGGTAGCACTGCAGTTGAACGATCAACTCTCCTTCCGTATTGCCGGTTATGACGGTGACCCTGCAACCAGAGGCTTGAGCGCTGCAGAGGGTTACCTCTACATCGCCGAAGCGGCCTATGCCAGCGAAGATGCTGCCTACAAGCTCGGCGTGTGGCGACACAGCAAGGCTCCGGTTCAGGGCGGCGGTACCGGCCTGACAGGAGGATACATCGTGGTCGACCAGCCCCTGATGGCATGGGATGGCGGTGCACTAGGCGTGTTCTTTCAGTATGGCCTTGCGCAGCGCTCTGCTGAAAACATCAAAAATTACCTCGGCGGCGGCTTGCATGTTAGTGGCCTGATTCCGGGGCGCGGCGACGATGAGGCAGGTGTTGCCGTAGCGCGGGCTGATTTCTCCAGTAATTACCGGACACTCAACGCCGGCTTCAAAAAGGCCGAGACCGTTTTTGAGCTGACTTACCGCGCCCAGCTATTTGACTGGTTGGCCCTCCAGCCCGCATTCCAGTATATCCTTTCACCCTCCGGCGATCCGGCACTGGCTAACGCCAAGGTTGGTATCCTGCGTGCAGAGGTAAGCCTGTAACGGCGAGAGCTACGTTCGTCACTATAAGGCAAGTCAGCGCCATCCATTACAGATTGATGGCCTGCGACAGGAGCAGCAAAAAAATATAAACGAGGCGGAGCAGCAATGCCCCGCTTTTTCGTTGCATCATGATCGTATGATAACCAATTGGGTAAACTCATTGAGTGGTGACTCGTTCAGTCATATGGATGACTTGCTGCTGACATAAGGGTGCCCCTTTTCTTCGTATCGTTTCTGTAAAACGAGTTAAGAAAAGGAGGAACTTATGTCACTTGATGCACTGAACCCCGATTCCGCACGATTTGAATTTATGAAGTGGGTAAGCGAGCACAATGCACATATTCCAATATCCGAGCTGGAGTTTCTGATCGGTATTCCTGCGCTTGGCACGGAAGATGAATGCGAATTTGAGGATGGCGATTGGTATTGATGCAAGATTTAACGCCGGGGCTGCATCGGCATCGTGAAGCGGTTGCCAATAGCGGAAATTTGTCTAACAAAAAAGGCCCCGATAATGGGGCCTTTCGAGAGGAGTCGTAGTGACTTACTTACCAGTATTTGTAGGCCAAGCGATGGTCCAGATGTGGAAGCTGTGAGATTTCACAGATTTAACC comes from Mariprofundus aestuarium and encodes:
- a CDS encoding carbohydrate porin produces the protein MNLKIKKHGLVCALLACFSAAPAPALAEDGGSAITAEFSYIAESVRNFSGGLQKGVKNEAAGTLAATIDLEKAIGWSGATAYGEFIVNHGTDPSGLLIGDFQTASNIADGNRTRLQQAWVEQRLMDDAITILVGTHDLNSEFDVSEYGGLFTNSSFGIGPEISGNVATSLWPEAGLAARVALQLNDQLSFRIAGYDGDPATRGLSAAEGYLYIAEAAYASEDAAYKLGVWRHSKAPVQGGGTGLTGGYIVVDQPLMAWDGGALGVFFQYGLAQRSAENIKNYLGGGLHVSGLIPGRGDDEAGVAVARADFSSNYRTLNAGFKKAETVFELTYRAQLFDWLALQPAFQYILSPSGDPALANAKVGILRAEVSL